The DNA window CACCGACAAGAAGTGGGAGGAGACGGGGTGGTTCATCATGCAGCCCCAGGGTGCGGCCTACCGCGTGAACTGGGTCAACAACATCCCCACGCTCGAGTACCTGGCACCGGGCGCCCCCAACTGGGTGGTGGTGAGCCGCGACGTGGAGCGGATGACCATCCGGCAGGGGGTCATGAACATGAAGGACACCCTTCAGGACCTCCGCTGGTACCCGAACACGACCCCCGCCAGGCCCGACCTCTCCAATTGCACGACGAACAACACGGAGTGCAACCTGGACGACGGCACGGTGTCGCCCAGCCCGAATACGCACGAAGGACTGCGGCGGATGCTCCAGCAGCGCGTGCGCGCGCTGGAGGTCACGCTGGTGGTCCGGACTCGCCGCCTGGACCAGACGCTGGTGCAACCCATCACGGATGAGGAGGGGTTTCCCTTGGATGGGTTCAAGCGGCGGACCTATTCCTTCCGTGTCGCTCCCCGAAACTATGGCTCGGTGGGCATCCAGCCCGAGGAGGCTGAGTGATGATGCGTCCACGGGGAATGACGCTGTTGGAGCTCATGGTGGTGCTGGCCGTGGTGGCGGTGATGATGTCCCTGGCCCTGGTCGGCATCCAGCGGCCCATCGACAATCAACGCGAGGCGACGGCCACGCGAGAGCTGTGGTCCTCCGCCCTCCAGGCCCGTCAGCGGGCCGTGGCCACCAACCAGCCCATCCGCTTCGTGGTGGATACGGAGGTTGAACAACTCGATGGCACGAGGAAAACCGTCGCTCGCTGGGAGCGGCTGACGTGCGGCAACGTCTGGGACAACAACTCGTGTCCGCTGGCGGCGTGTGTGGATGCGACCTGTCGCACCAACCCCACCTGCTGCAACGAGGTGGGGGCGGACATCATCATCCCGCCGACCATGAATGCCGCGGCCGTGCATGGCCTGTGCTTCCTGCCTGGCACCGGGCGCGCGGTGAAGCCGGGCTCCGGCTTCGATGCGCTGGGATGCATGAAGGACCAGTTCGCCAACGCCGCCGTCATCGCGGCCGCCGCCCCTGGAAACCTCAAGATGAGCTTCGACGCCACGAAGTCCGGGC is part of the Myxococcus landrumus genome and encodes:
- a CDS encoding pilus assembly FimT family protein, whose translation is MMRPRGMTLLELMVVLAVVAVMMSLALVGIQRPIDNQREATATRELWSSALQARQRAVATNQPIRFVVDTEVEQLDGTRKTVARWERLTCGNVWDNNSCPLAACVDATCRTNPTCCNEVGADIIIPPTMNAAAVHGLCFLPGTGRAVKPGSGFDALGCMKDQFANAAVIAAAAPGNLKMSFDATKSGRKASLLMVESLTGITNIVDCDSHLAEQLRPPECNLPPP